A region from the Mycolicibacterium litorale genome encodes:
- a CDS encoding Rv2175c family DNA-binding protein: MSSIPAADDVLDPDEPVYDLPTVADMLGMAVTRVHHLLRQSQLMAVRRGGKLVVPKIFFDDGGHVVKPLPGLLVVLRDGGYRDTEIVRWLFTPDPSLTISRDGSTERQSNARPVDALHSHQAREVVRRAQAMAY, translated from the coding sequence GTGAGCAGTATTCCGGCCGCCGACGACGTCCTCGACCCCGATGAGCCCGTCTACGACCTGCCGACGGTCGCCGACATGCTCGGTATGGCCGTCACGCGGGTGCACCACCTGCTGCGTCAGAGCCAGTTGATGGCGGTGCGGCGCGGCGGGAAGCTGGTGGTGCCCAAGATCTTCTTCGACGACGGCGGTCACGTGGTCAAACCGCTGCCCGGGCTGCTGGTGGTGCTGCGCGACGGCGGCTACCGCGACACCGAGATCGTGCGCTGGCTGTTCACCCCGGATCCGTCCCTGACGATCAGCCGGGACGGGTCCACCGAGCGGCAGTCCAACGCCAGGCCCGTCGACGCACTGCACTCGCATCAGGCGCGTGAGGTGGTCCGCCGCGCCCAGGCGATGGCGTACTGA
- a CDS encoding protein kinase domain-containing protein, whose protein sequence is MCSVEAYPQSDPLVGAVLDGRYRVDAPIATGGMSTVYRGLDVRLDRPVALKVMDPRYSGDEQFLTRFQREARAVARLKDPGLVAVYDQGIDGQFPFLVMELVEGGTLRELLRERGPMPPHAAAAVLAPVLSGLAVAHRAGLVHRDVKPENVLISDDGEVKIADFGLVRAVAEAKITSTSVILGTAAYLSPEQVGTGDAGPRSDVYSVGVMAFELLTGVTPFTGDTALAVAYQRMDNDIPPPGSVISGVPPQFDDLVLRATARDPADRYADAQEMGDDLEEIAEELRLPPFRVPAPRNSAQHASAALYHSRMHAERDTTATGARPPEQPRRQHTRVFSRDPESNSDSGEIAYPASTFAGIDIDEFYWARQRARRALLLWVIAVVTLAGLLAAAAWTLGTNLPNLL, encoded by the coding sequence ATGTGTTCGGTGGAGGCCTACCCGCAGTCGGACCCGCTCGTCGGCGCCGTACTCGACGGGCGGTACCGCGTCGACGCGCCGATCGCCACCGGCGGGATGTCGACGGTGTACCGGGGCCTCGACGTCCGCCTCGACCGGCCGGTCGCGCTGAAGGTGATGGATCCGCGGTATTCGGGCGACGAACAGTTCCTCACGCGGTTCCAGCGCGAGGCGCGGGCGGTGGCACGGCTGAAGGATCCCGGCCTGGTCGCCGTCTACGACCAGGGCATCGACGGCCAATTTCCTTTCCTCGTCATGGAACTCGTCGAGGGCGGCACGCTGCGGGAGCTGTTGCGGGAACGCGGGCCGATGCCACCGCACGCGGCCGCGGCGGTCCTGGCGCCCGTGCTGTCGGGACTCGCCGTCGCACACCGTGCCGGGCTGGTGCACCGCGACGTCAAACCGGAGAACGTGCTGATCTCCGATGACGGCGAGGTCAAGATCGCCGACTTCGGTCTGGTGCGCGCCGTCGCCGAGGCCAAGATCACCTCGACGAGCGTGATTCTCGGCACCGCGGCCTACCTGTCCCCCGAACAGGTCGGCACCGGCGACGCCGGCCCGCGCAGCGATGTGTACTCCGTCGGCGTCATGGCGTTCGAGCTGCTCACCGGCGTCACCCCGTTCACCGGCGACACCGCACTCGCCGTGGCCTACCAGCGCATGGACAACGACATCCCGCCGCCGGGGTCGGTGATCTCCGGTGTGCCACCGCAATTCGACGACCTCGTCCTGCGCGCCACCGCCCGCGACCCGGCCGACCGCTACGCCGACGCCCAGGAGATGGGCGACGATCTCGAGGAGATCGCCGAGGAGCTGCGGCTGCCGCCGTTCCGGGTGCCCGCACCGCGCAACTCCGCCCAGCACGCCTCGGCGGCGCTCTACCACAGCCGAATGCACGCCGAGCGGGACACCACCGCCACCGGCGCCCGCCCACCGGAGCAGCCGCGCCGCCAGCACACCCGGGTGTTCAGCCGCGACCCCGAGTCGAACTCCGACTCCGGCGAGATCGCCTATCCCGCAAGCACTTTCGCGGGTATCGACATCGACGAGTTCTACTGGGCCCGCCAGCGCGCCCGGCGTGCACTGCTGCTCTGGGTGATCGCCGTCGTCACGCTGGCCGGTCTGCTGGCCGCCGCCGCCTGGACCCTCGGCACCAACCTGCCGAATCTGCTCTGA
- a CDS encoding class II 3-deoxy-7-phosphoheptulonate synthase, whose product MNWTVDIPIDQLPDLPPLPEELRQRLDSALAKPAVQQPSWDADAARAMRTVLESVPPVTVASEIEKLKGLLADVARGEAFLLQGGDCAETFVDNTEPHIRANIRTLLQMAVVLTYGASMPVVKVARIAGQYAKPRSSDIDALGLKSYRGDMINGFAPDAAARQHDPSRLVRAYANASAAMNLVRALTSSGMAALQGVHDWNREFVRTSPAGARYEALAGEIDRALTFMSACGVADHNLQTAEIFASHEALVLDYERAMLRLSNDYPVQAPEPRLYDLSAHYVWIGERTRQLDGAHIAFVETIANPIGVKLGPTTSPELAVEYVERLDPHNQPGRLTLVTRMGNSKVRDLLPPIIEKVQASGHQVIWQCDPMHGNTHESSTGYKTRHFDRIVDEVQGFFEVHRALGTHPGGIHVEITGENVTECLGGAQDISDTDLAGRYETACDPRLNTQQSLELAFLVAEMLRD is encoded by the coding sequence GTGAACTGGACCGTCGACATCCCCATCGACCAGCTCCCCGACCTGCCGCCCCTGCCGGAGGAGCTGCGTCAGCGCCTCGACTCGGCGCTGGCCAAACCGGCGGTCCAGCAGCCGAGCTGGGACGCCGACGCCGCCCGCGCCATGCGCACGGTCCTCGAGAGCGTTCCTCCGGTCACCGTGGCGTCGGAGATCGAGAAGCTCAAGGGTCTGCTCGCTGACGTCGCTCGCGGCGAAGCGTTCCTGCTCCAGGGCGGCGACTGCGCCGAGACCTTCGTCGACAACACCGAACCGCACATCCGCGCCAACATCCGCACGCTGCTGCAGATGGCCGTCGTGCTCACCTACGGCGCCAGCATGCCGGTGGTCAAGGTGGCCCGCATCGCCGGCCAGTACGCCAAGCCGCGCTCGTCCGACATCGACGCGCTGGGCCTGAAGTCCTACCGCGGCGACATGATCAACGGGTTCGCCCCTGACGCCGCGGCTCGCCAGCACGACCCGTCGCGGCTGGTGCGGGCGTACGCCAACGCCAGCGCGGCGATGAACCTCGTCCGCGCGCTGACCTCGTCCGGGATGGCGGCGCTGCAGGGGGTGCACGACTGGAACCGCGAGTTCGTGCGGACCTCGCCCGCCGGTGCCCGGTACGAGGCGCTCGCCGGGGAGATCGACCGGGCACTGACGTTCATGAGCGCCTGCGGTGTCGCCGACCACAACCTGCAGACCGCCGAGATCTTCGCCAGCCACGAGGCGCTGGTGCTCGACTACGAACGCGCCATGCTGCGCCTGTCCAACGACTATCCCGTCCAGGCGCCCGAGCCGCGGCTCTACGACCTGTCGGCGCACTACGTCTGGATCGGTGAGCGCACCCGCCAGCTCGACGGCGCCCACATCGCGTTCGTCGAGACCATCGCCAACCCGATCGGGGTCAAACTCGGCCCGACCACCAGCCCCGAGTTGGCCGTCGAGTACGTCGAGCGGCTCGATCCGCACAACCAGCCGGGCCGGCTGACGCTGGTCACCCGGATGGGTAACAGCAAGGTGCGCGACCTGCTGCCGCCGATCATCGAGAAGGTGCAGGCCAGCGGCCACCAGGTGATCTGGCAGTGCGATCCGATGCACGGCAACACCCACGAATCCTCGACCGGGTACAAGACCCGCCACTTCGACCGCATCGTCGACGAGGTGCAGGGATTCTTCGAGGTGCACCGCGCGCTGGGCACCCATCCGGGCGGCATCCACGTCGAGATCACCGGCGAGAACGTCACCGAATGCCTCGGCGGGGCGCAGGACATCTCCGACACCGACCTCGCCGGCCGCTACGAGACGGCGTGCGATCCGCGCCTGAACACCCAGCAGAGCCTCGAACTGGCGTTCCTCGTCGCGGAGATGCTGCGCGACTAG
- a CDS encoding polyadenylate-specific 3'-exoribonuclease AS: MRYFYDTEFIDNGHTIELISIGVAAEDGREYYAVSTEFDPERAGTWVRKHVLPKLPSPASKSWRSRREIRSDLEDFFGIDGDEPIELWAWVGAYDHVVLCQLWGPMTALPPAIPRFTRELRQFWEDRGSPRMPPRPRDAHDALVDARHNLLRFRTMTGSA; encoded by the coding sequence GTGCGGTATTTCTACGACACCGAGTTCATCGACAACGGCCACACCATCGAGCTCATCTCGATCGGTGTGGCCGCCGAGGACGGCCGCGAGTACTACGCGGTGTCCACCGAGTTCGACCCGGAGCGGGCCGGCACGTGGGTGCGCAAACACGTGCTGCCCAAACTGCCGTCGCCGGCCTCGAAGTCGTGGCGGTCGCGCCGCGAGATCCGCTCCGATCTCGAGGACTTCTTCGGCATCGACGGCGACGAGCCGATCGAGCTGTGGGCGTGGGTCGGCGCCTACGACCACGTGGTGCTCTGCCAGCTGTGGGGCCCGATGACCGCGCTGCCGCCGGCGATTCCGCGTTTCACCCGCGAGCTGCGCCAGTTTTGGGAGGACCGGGGATCGCCCCGGATGCCGCCGCGGCCGCGTGACGCCCACGACGCGCTGGTCGACGCCCGGCACAACCTGCTGCGCTTCCGGACGATGACCGGTTCGGCCTAG
- a CDS encoding glycosyltransferase 87 family protein, translating to MSTRRSPAWAPTLAWRTFCLLTLVALGWAGWRMLGHTPYRIDIDVYRMGGRAWLDGAPLYADGAMFATQGGLDLPFTYPPLAAIIFAPFAVMSLPAASVVITVITLLLLIVAVLIVLTRLDVWAVSRATSQPAWSRRLWLAAAIVAVAVVHFEPIEANVDFGQINVVLMTLVIADCVPRRTPWPRGLLLGLAIALKLTPAVFLLYFLLRRDIRALVVSAASVIGLTLLGFALAWRDSWEYWTETVSNTDRIGTATLNTNQNIAGALARLGLGEDLRFTMWVLACFAVLGLTIWAARRALRADEPVLALVCVAMFGLVVSPVSWSHHWVWSLPAVLVTAVVAYRTRHRALAVAGAVGFALMVWSPITLLPEHRETSAALWRQVAGGSYVWWALLVVVAAGTLSARSTHRPEPVAAAQPAAASGSRAAG from the coding sequence ATGAGTACTCGGCGGTCGCCTGCTTGGGCGCCAACCCTCGCCTGGCGGACGTTCTGCCTCCTCACCCTCGTCGCGCTCGGCTGGGCCGGCTGGCGGATGCTCGGACACACGCCCTACCGGATCGACATCGACGTCTACCGGATGGGCGGGCGGGCCTGGCTCGACGGTGCTCCGCTCTACGCCGACGGGGCGATGTTCGCCACCCAGGGCGGCCTCGACCTGCCGTTCACCTATCCCCCGCTCGCGGCGATCATCTTCGCGCCGTTCGCGGTGATGTCGCTGCCGGCGGCCAGCGTGGTGATCACCGTGATCACCCTGCTCCTGCTGATCGTCGCGGTCCTGATCGTGCTGACCCGCCTCGACGTCTGGGCCGTGTCGCGGGCCACGTCACAACCCGCGTGGTCGCGGCGGCTGTGGCTGGCCGCCGCCATCGTCGCCGTGGCGGTCGTGCACTTCGAGCCGATCGAGGCCAACGTCGACTTCGGGCAGATCAACGTCGTGCTCATGACGCTGGTGATCGCCGACTGCGTGCCGCGGCGCACGCCGTGGCCGCGCGGCCTGCTGCTCGGGCTGGCGATCGCGCTCAAGCTCACCCCGGCGGTTTTCCTGCTGTACTTCCTGCTGCGCCGCGACATCCGCGCCCTGGTGGTGAGCGCGGCGTCGGTGATCGGGCTGACGCTGCTGGGCTTCGCGCTGGCCTGGCGGGACTCGTGGGAGTACTGGACCGAGACGGTGAGCAACACCGATCGCATCGGCACGGCCACACTCAACACCAACCAGAACATCGCCGGCGCGCTGGCGCGGCTGGGCCTGGGCGAGGACCTCCGGTTCACGATGTGGGTGCTGGCATGCTTCGCCGTGCTGGGCCTGACGATCTGGGCGGCGCGTCGGGCCCTGCGGGCCGACGAACCGGTGCTCGCCCTGGTGTGCGTGGCGATGTTCGGGCTGGTGGTCTCACCGGTGTCGTGGTCGCACCACTGGGTGTGGTCGCTGCCCGCAGTGCTGGTGACCGCCGTGGTGGCCTACCGCACCCGGCACCGGGCGCTGGCCGTGGCCGGCGCGGTGGGGTTCGCGCTGATGGTGTGGTCGCCGATCACCCTGCTGCCCGAACACCGCGAGACCTCCGCGGCGCTGTGGCGCCAGGTGGCCGGCGGCTCGTACGTGTGGTGGGCGCTGTTGGTCGTCGTGGCGGCGGGCACGCTGTCCGCGCGGTCGACGCACCGGCCCGAACCGGTGGCGGCGGCTCAGCCGGCGGCGGCCTCGGGCAGTCGCGCGGCGGGCTGA
- a CDS encoding lysophospholipid acyltransferase family protein gives MWYWLFKYIFMGPLLYLLGRPKVQGLEYLPRSGAAILASNHLAVADSFYLPLVVSRRITFLAKSEYFTGTGLKGWFQRWFYTVAGQVPIDRTDADSAQSALNTAKRILDSGKLLGMYPEGTRSPDGRLYKGKTGLARLALETGMPVIPVAMIGTDVVNPPGSKMWRFGKVEVKFGKPMDFSRFEGLAGNRFIERAVIDEVMYELMQLSGQEYVDLYAADVKEGTAVAQPAARLPEAAAG, from the coding sequence ATGTGGTATTGGCTGTTCAAGTACATCTTCATGGGTCCGTTGCTGTACCTGCTCGGCCGGCCGAAAGTGCAAGGGCTGGAATATCTTCCCCGTTCGGGAGCGGCCATCCTGGCCAGTAACCACCTCGCCGTCGCCGACAGCTTCTACCTGCCGCTGGTGGTGAGCCGGCGGATCACCTTCCTGGCCAAGTCGGAGTACTTCACCGGCACCGGTCTCAAGGGCTGGTTCCAGCGGTGGTTCTACACCGTCGCCGGGCAGGTGCCGATCGACCGGACCGACGCCGACTCCGCCCAGAGCGCGTTGAACACCGCCAAGCGCATCCTCGACTCGGGGAAACTGCTCGGCATGTACCCGGAGGGCACCCGCTCACCCGACGGCCGGCTGTACAAGGGCAAGACCGGCCTGGCCCGGCTCGCGCTGGAGACCGGGATGCCGGTCATCCCCGTCGCGATGATCGGCACCGACGTGGTCAACCCGCCCGGCAGCAAGATGTGGCGCTTCGGCAAGGTCGAGGTGAAGTTCGGCAAGCCGATGGACTTCAGCCGGTTCGAGGGCCTCGCCGGCAACCGCTTCATCGAGCGCGCCGTGATCGACGAGGTCATGTACGAGCTGATGCAGCTGTCGGGTCAGGAGTACGTCGACCTCTACGCGGCCGACGTCAAGGAGGGCACCGCGGTGGCTCAGCCCGCCGCGCGACTGCCCGAGGCCGCCGCCGGCTGA
- a CDS encoding ArsA family ATPase, whose protein sequence is MNSSGAAGRISLFVGKGGVGKSTLATATAVREARAGARVLIVSTDQAHSTGDVLGVPVTPTGRREPTRILAELDAGTPDAGGSLDALALDTLALLTERWREIAGPLCARFPDSDLGDVAPEELSALPGVQEVLGLHEVAELADSGRWEHVVVDCASTADALRMLTLPGTLALYLERAWPRHRRLSRAADDAAAAAMVDLVERIDAATQRLGVLLTDSSRVGAHLVLTPERVVAAEASRTLGSLALMGVRVAELIVNQVLLEDDSFEYHNLPEHPAFDWYAERISEQKAVLEHVDTAIGDVALVLVPHLAGEPIGPKALSELLDAARRRDGSAPPAPVRPVVDRESGTGLDAVYRLRLELPQVDSAGLTLGRVDDDLIIGAGGMRRRVRLASVLRRCIVTDAALRGSELTVRFRPNPEVWPA, encoded by the coding sequence GTGAACTCGAGTGGCGCCGCGGGCCGCATCAGCCTGTTCGTCGGCAAGGGCGGGGTAGGCAAGTCCACGCTCGCGACGGCGACCGCCGTACGCGAGGCGCGGGCCGGCGCGCGGGTGCTGATCGTCTCGACCGACCAGGCCCATTCCACCGGTGACGTGCTGGGCGTCCCGGTCACCCCGACCGGCAGGCGCGAGCCGACCCGCATACTCGCCGAACTCGACGCGGGCACGCCGGACGCCGGCGGCTCGCTCGATGCGCTGGCGCTGGACACGCTGGCGCTGCTGACCGAGCGCTGGCGGGAGATCGCCGGGCCACTCTGTGCCCGGTTCCCCGACTCCGACCTGGGAGACGTTGCGCCGGAAGAACTCTCGGCGCTGCCCGGGGTGCAGGAGGTGCTCGGCCTGCACGAGGTGGCCGAGCTGGCGGACAGCGGACGCTGGGAGCACGTCGTCGTCGACTGCGCCTCGACCGCCGACGCCCTGCGCATGCTGACCCTGCCCGGCACGCTCGCGCTCTACCTGGAGCGGGCCTGGCCGCGGCACCGCCGCCTGTCGCGGGCGGCCGACGATGCGGCGGCGGCGGCGATGGTCGACCTCGTCGAGCGGATCGACGCGGCCACCCAGCGGCTGGGTGTGTTGCTCACCGACTCGTCACGAGTGGGCGCGCACCTGGTGCTCACCCCCGAGCGGGTGGTGGCGGCGGAGGCTTCCCGCACGCTGGGCTCGCTGGCGCTCATGGGCGTGCGGGTGGCCGAGCTGATCGTCAATCAGGTTCTGCTCGAAGATGATTCGTTCGAGTACCACAACCTTCCCGAACACCCGGCGTTCGACTGGTACGCCGAACGCATCTCCGAGCAGAAGGCTGTGCTCGAACACGTCGACACCGCGATCGGCGACGTGGCGCTCGTCCTGGTGCCGCACCTGGCGGGGGAGCCGATCGGGCCCAAGGCGCTCAGTGAACTGCTCGACGCGGCGCGACGGCGCGACGGTTCCGCACCGCCGGCACCCGTGCGGCCGGTCGTCGACCGGGAATCGGGAACCGGCCTGGATGCGGTGTACCGGCTGCGGCTAGAGTTGCCACAGGTCGACTCCGCCGGGCTCACGCTGGGCCGGGTCGACGACGACCTGATCATCGGCGCAGGCGGGATGCGGCGCCGGGTCCGACTCGCATCCGTGTTGCGCAGGTGCATCGTCACCGACGCGGCACTGCGGGGAAGCGAGCTGACCGTGCGATTTCGACCGAATCCGGAGGTGTGGCCGGCGTGA
- a CDS encoding SRPBCC family protein, with translation MADKTAQTIYIDADPATVMDVIADIGSYPDWVKEYRETEVLETDAEGYPKTARLVLDAAVLRDTMVLSYQWPADRKSVTWTLVSSSLLKSLDGAYRLTPKGSGTDVTYELAVDLMIPMIGLLKRKAERRLTETALKDLKKRAEAE, from the coding sequence GTGGCGGACAAGACGGCGCAGACGATCTACATCGATGCCGATCCTGCGACGGTGATGGACGTGATCGCCGACATCGGGTCCTATCCCGACTGGGTCAAGGAGTACCGGGAGACCGAGGTGCTCGAGACCGACGCCGAGGGTTACCCCAAGACGGCGCGACTGGTCCTCGACGCCGCCGTCCTCAGGGACACCATGGTGCTGTCGTACCAGTGGCCGGCCGACCGGAAGTCGGTGACGTGGACGCTGGTGTCGAGCTCTTTGCTGAAATCCCTCGACGGCGCATACCGGCTCACTCCGAAGGGCTCGGGCACCGACGTCACCTACGAGCTCGCGGTCGACCTGATGATCCCGATGATCGGCCTGCTCAAACGCAAGGCGGAGCGCCGGCTGACCGAGACCGCGCTCAAGGATCTGAAGAAACGGGCCGAGGCTGAGTGA
- a CDS encoding polyketide cyclase / dehydrase and lipid transport: MNSIQIADETFVAADPAEVGRAVAEPANWRRWWPDLRLTVVEDRGPVGHRWTVTGALIGTMEVWLEPVLDGVVLHYFLHAEPAGASARELAWRKLAKANHDRRVAGKKMAFELKRTLEASRPVGVSRLA; this comes from the coding sequence ATGAACAGCATCCAGATCGCCGACGAGACGTTCGTTGCCGCCGACCCCGCTGAGGTGGGCCGCGCTGTCGCCGAACCGGCGAACTGGCGGCGGTGGTGGCCGGATCTGCGTCTGACGGTCGTGGAGGATCGCGGCCCGGTCGGGCACCGCTGGACGGTGACCGGGGCGCTGATCGGGACCATGGAGGTCTGGCTCGAGCCGGTGCTGGACGGGGTGGTGCTGCACTACTTCCTGCACGCCGAACCGGCGGGTGCCTCGGCCAGGGAACTGGCCTGGAGGAAGCTCGCCAAAGCCAACCACGACCGGCGGGTGGCGGGTAAGAAGATGGCGTTCGAGCTCAAGCGGACCCTGGAGGCATCGCGGCCGGTGGGGGTGTCGCGGCTGGCCTGA
- a CDS encoding AMP-dependent synthetase/ligase — MPEFSVPAPFTVGERDTVVSAVFDHERDDPDHVIFRRSIDGVWTDVTCAEAAAQIRATALGLIASGVQPGDRVALLSATRYEWPIIDFAILAVGALTVPIYETSSAEQIRWVLSDSGAVLAIAENDAHADKIEQLRKDLPELRTVLRIEGSGQAALDALAEAGRDLAPEELDNRLAGIRSAEPATMIYTSGTTGRPKGCQLTHANLVYEIRGAKSCFQTQLNKGERMLVFLPLAHVLARAITIAAFANKVTLGFTSDIKNLVPMFGVFKPTLVVSVPRVFEKVYNTAEQNARNDGKGRIFDIAAATAIEYSRAQDAGGPGLLLRARHALFDRLVYGKLRAALGGECRAAISGGAPLGARLGHFYRGVGLTIYEGYGLTETSAAITVNRVGDIKIGSVGKLLPGNSMRLADDGELLVSGGVVFGGYWRNEEETAKVFTDGWFHTGDLGAIDSDGFLTIVGRKKEIIVTAGGKNVAPAVMEDQLRAHPLISQAMAVGDARPFVGALITIDPEAFEGWKQRNGKEPGASVGDLATDPDLLAEIDTAVRQANQAVSKAEAIRKFRILPVDFTEDTGELTPTLKVKRKVVVEKFAADIEALYTG; from the coding sequence GTGCCTGAGTTCAGTGTGCCCGCGCCGTTCACCGTCGGGGAACGCGACACCGTGGTGAGTGCCGTGTTCGACCACGAGCGCGACGATCCCGACCACGTCATCTTCCGTCGGTCGATCGACGGCGTCTGGACCGATGTCACCTGCGCCGAGGCCGCCGCCCAGATCCGCGCGACCGCACTGGGTCTGATCGCGTCCGGCGTACAGCCGGGTGACCGCGTCGCACTACTGTCGGCGACCCGATACGAGTGGCCGATCATCGACTTCGCGATCCTGGCCGTCGGCGCACTGACCGTGCCCATCTACGAGACGTCCTCGGCCGAGCAGATCCGCTGGGTGCTGTCCGACTCCGGTGCGGTGCTCGCGATCGCCGAGAACGACGCCCACGCCGACAAGATCGAGCAGCTTCGCAAGGACCTGCCGGAGCTGCGCACGGTGCTGCGCATCGAGGGTTCGGGACAGGCCGCCCTCGACGCGCTGGCCGAGGCGGGCCGCGACCTGGCGCCGGAGGAACTCGACAACCGGCTGGCCGGCATCCGCTCCGCCGAACCGGCCACGATGATCTACACCTCCGGCACCACGGGCCGGCCGAAGGGCTGCCAGCTCACCCACGCCAACCTGGTCTACGAGATCCGGGGCGCCAAGAGCTGTTTCCAAACCCAGCTGAACAAGGGCGAGCGGATGCTGGTGTTCCTGCCGCTGGCGCACGTGCTGGCCCGGGCCATCACGATCGCGGCGTTCGCCAACAAGGTGACCCTCGGTTTCACCAGCGACATCAAGAACCTCGTCCCGATGTTCGGGGTCTTCAAGCCGACGCTGGTGGTGTCGGTGCCCCGGGTGTTCGAGAAGGTCTACAACACCGCCGAGCAGAACGCCCGCAACGACGGTAAGGGCCGCATCTTCGACATCGCCGCCGCGACGGCGATCGAGTACAGCCGCGCTCAGGACGCCGGCGGGCCGGGTCTGCTGCTGCGTGCCCGCCACGCGCTGTTCGACCGGCTGGTGTACGGCAAGCTGCGCGCGGCACTGGGTGGCGAATGCCGTGCCGCCATCTCCGGCGGAGCACCGCTGGGCGCGCGCCTCGGACACTTCTACCGCGGTGTCGGCCTGACCATCTACGAAGGCTACGGGCTGACCGAGACCAGCGCCGCGATCACCGTCAACCGCGTCGGCGACATCAAGATCGGTTCGGTCGGAAAGCTGTTGCCGGGCAACAGCATGCGACTCGCCGACGACGGCGAGCTGCTGGTCTCCGGCGGCGTGGTGTTCGGCGGCTACTGGCGCAACGAGGAGGAGACCGCGAAGGTCTTCACCGACGGCTGGTTCCACACCGGCGACCTGGGCGCCATCGACAGCGACGGGTTCCTCACGATCGTCGGGCGCAAGAAGGAGATCATCGTGACCGCAGGCGGCAAGAACGTCGCGCCCGCGGTCATGGAGGATCAGCTGCGGGCCCATCCGCTGATCAGCCAGGCCATGGCGGTGGGCGACGCCCGGCCGTTCGTGGGTGCGCTGATCACCATCGATCCCGAAGCGTTCGAAGGCTGGAAACAGCGCAACGGCAAGGAGCCCGGCGCCTCAGTGGGCGACCTGGCCACCGACCCCGATCTGCTCGCCGAGATCGACACCGCCGTCAGACAGGCGAATCAGGCGGTGTCGAAGGCCGAGGCGATCCGCAAGTTCCGCATCCTGCCGGTGGACTTCACCGAGGACACCGGCGAGCTGACCCCGACGCTGAAGGTCAAGCGCAAGGTCGTCGTCGAGAAGTTCGCCGCCGACATCGAAGCCCTCTACACCGGCTAG
- the speB gene encoding agmatinase — MTDHILGAVPATEVPRYAGKSTFARIADIGEVSDYDIAILGVPFDGGTSYRPGARFGPMGVRQAARTLRPGYHVELGVAPLERVQVVDAGDVTVTPYDIAEACRQIQNHASDILGGGARRIVSIGGDHTIALPNLRALHAVHGPVALVHFDAHLDTWDTYFNAPVTHGTIFRRAFEEGLLVEDHSIHVGIRGPIYDQIDLRDDAEMGFKIIRAGDLDVIGIDAAVDTVRRRVGDAPVYLSIDIDVLDPAFAPGTGTPESGGLTARELLRMLRRLHGLNIVGGDVVEVAPAYDHAEITCVAAATVVFDLVSLMVPAAPS, encoded by the coding sequence ATGACCGACCACATCCTGGGCGCCGTGCCCGCCACCGAGGTGCCGCGCTATGCCGGCAAGAGCACCTTCGCCCGAATCGCCGACATCGGTGAGGTCAGCGATTACGACATCGCCATCCTCGGCGTCCCGTTCGACGGCGGCACCTCCTACCGGCCCGGCGCCCGGTTCGGCCCCATGGGGGTGCGGCAGGCCGCCCGCACGCTGCGCCCCGGCTACCACGTCGAACTCGGTGTCGCCCCGCTGGAGCGGGTGCAGGTCGTCGACGCCGGTGACGTCACCGTCACGCCCTACGACATCGCCGAGGCGTGCCGCCAGATCCAGAACCACGCCTCCGACATCCTCGGTGGCGGCGCCCGCCGCATCGTGTCCATCGGCGGCGACCACACCATCGCGCTGCCCAACCTGCGGGCGCTGCACGCGGTGCACGGCCCGGTGGCGCTGGTGCATTTCGACGCCCACCTCGACACCTGGGACACCTACTTCAACGCTCCTGTCACCCACGGCACGATCTTCCGCCGGGCGTTCGAGGAGGGCCTGCTGGTCGAGGACCACTCGATCCACGTCGGCATCCGGGGGCCGATCTACGACCAGATCGACCTGCGCGACGACGCGGAGATGGGCTTCAAGATCATCCGGGCGGGTGACCTCGACGTCATCGGCATCGACGCCGCGGTGGACACCGTGCGACGCCGCGTCGGCGACGCCCCGGTCTATCTGTCCATCGACATCGACGTGTTGGACCCGGCGTTCGCGCCCGGCACCGGCACCCCGGAATCCGGCGGACTCACCGCCCGCGAACTGTTGCGGATGCTGCGCCGGCTGCACGGGCTCAACATCGTCGGCGGTGACGTGGTCGAGGTGGCGCCCGCCTACGACCACGCCGAGATCACCTGCGTTGCAGCGGCAACCGTCGTGTTCGACCTGGTGTCGCTGATGGTCCCGGCGGCGCCTAGCTAG